The following DNA comes from Alosa alosa isolate M-15738 ecotype Scorff River chromosome 13, AALO_Geno_1.1, whole genome shotgun sequence.
ATCAGAACAGCTATTGAAACCAACACAATACAAATGAACTATGTATTTACCTAAATTTTATATTTTTCCTGCATTTGATGTCAGTTTAAAACAGGATTATAATTATAACAGGAGCCTGTCACATGACTAAAATGTTGGTCAATACAGAGATCAATGAAGTAATACATTTGATAACTGACATCAACGCTACATGGGTCTTTCTAGCCTGAGCACTAGACTGAATTTATTCATTCAGTGTCAGCTGAGTGCAAGCCTTAAACCCTCATCAGTAGCGGATGTCTGTCACACAGCTCACTTGTTATTTCAAGCGAGACACGAGATATCCCTCCTGAGCCACCGAGTTGTGACCTTTCATCACTTCCAAGCCTTCGCTCGAGTGCCTTGGAGTTTCCACACGAAGGGCATGTGTCCTCAAAGGGCCCACTGATTGAGTGCCCATGAGAGTGGGGATGATTACATAGTTTCCTGTTGCTTTGTGGTGACACATGCTAGCTGGTTCAGCCAGCTCTGCTCTGGCACTGAGGGAAACATGCTACACCccttaccaaaaaaaaaaggaacccCTTATACTTATGCCCCATTTTGAGTTTTTTGCCCGACATTGCACATCATCTACTTAGGAGGGCATTGCTCCTACATTCTCTGGCCTATAATTAAATGCTTGACTTCTTTGGAAAGTTGAGACACTGTAGTTTCTTGGAAAACAATCAGaagaactgtgtgatgtacacagagttacagaggctagaatattgttttctctttctgccgaataacaagcatctctgaactgaccacatttcagccctctaggtcacttgacttagaaacacaactgagccctagcaccaggtcttgtgaagctgtgttcaaaagtagatcaatataaaatgaaatataaaattacAACGTTTTGAGAAACTCCCCCATGGGcttttggttatccaaaatggACAATCAAATGCTTTGCATATGAACcactttgtgtagaagcataatcttggtctcaaatgaattttgaagtttcatgcttgcatttgaattgtacttcaggggttctgatatggaatgactactaacaataaataattacacaaaaaatataaatctttacaatttctatttgtgtataagatggactatactagcctagaaatctagacgcgccccagcaaattacatttgctgccagggctagtctaacaactctccgttggcttgtgagctccagaaatcgaaacttaatcaggccaatgaaatcgtgtatagagtcgttaggtgggcttaacataatgattgatggcagagttgcaatggtttggcttgaattccctgctacttgaaaacaaataagatggatgttgctgttggcgaacagtgtgacacgaagttaagctttttattaagttggcaaacgtttgaactagccaactagctccgctggtgggaaacgcatgggactcatagcgctgccactgtcctatagcgtgcagagggaatttgaaagacaactgattatcccgcccctcagactgagcactgcgaatggtgagtgcccagaccctacatttaaatgtgggtctggctcgtcaggctaggactatacatctgcacaactaatattgaataaaataacatgattattcaatttctatggattcctgtgaatatgtAAAGACCCAATATGCTATATCTAGCATATTGCTAATGATATACACCGCAGCTAGAaggtagggaagcaccaaagacagaggagggagaggagggtgtttttgattcattttaattgagacatagattaatctgacaatgtaaagcactacaTATTTTGCACGAAAAAAGTGTCATGTATTGATTCCCAAaagtccaagctttcaaatgcTGTATAATATGACTATGCCACATAACAATCCGATGTATAAaaatgatttagaatgttggggggtgGTGTGGAAGGGGGACCGTCAGGTGATGTGGTTTTAATGGTAAGGGACTACTCATTGTCTAAAGTTGAGATGTgttacacacactatacaacacaatacacaataccCACACAGCAAGTTATTTCCCTTGGTTAGAACCACTTCTGCATGGGGAAGCCATGTGTCTGCAGAAACAACATGCCTTTAGTTTAAGTGGACCTGAACCTGCCCTTTCCTAGTAATGGATACTCTCGCTGCACTCTGTGTCAGACATATTCGCAGTAGAAGAGATGTCTGGATCGCTGCCAGGCTGGTGTTGGGGAGTTTGTGGGACACTGGGTTTGCCCAACACGCTCTTGAGCTGAGCCCAGAAGAAGCCTTGGTGCTTTGGCTGTTGAGGCCATTCTAGATAAGTCTTGGTGCTTAGCATTTTCTTCAGTTTGCAATACTTGCTTGGCAAAGAGTTTGGGTTAATGGGCTCTTTCACAACAAGGATAACGTCACTGAAGGTTTTACCAATGGCTCGTTGTTGGGCAAAGTAGAGCTCGTAGTTGCACCATTCACTGTCTACAAAATTCTGTGAAAGGACGACAATAACCTGGGCAAAGACACAAAATACAATTAAAATAGAATTACATTTATGAAACAGAAGAAAACATTATATTACTGAGAGGAACtgacactggcagtttacaACAAGGTTCATAGATGATAATGATTGTGTGTTCATGCACACCATACCTTTAGACTGTTCTCAATGTTCTCAATTATGTTGTCAATGATCCACTTTCCTGGTGTGAAGTCCCTCTCATGGATGCAAACATGGTATGGAGGCCTGGAGCTTTCTAGGCATGGCAGCAACTGGTTTCTCACCCAGTCAGCATCCGAGTGACTGTAGGAAATAAATGCATGGTAATCATATCTTTGTTCTGGTTTAAGTCCCTCTTTGTGGGCTCGATATTTTGCTCTGATGATCTGGAATGTTGCTTTGGTGTACCAGGGCACATCAAAGCAGTAGCACATCGCCATGATGCCAATGACCACAGAAGCAGTAGTGATTACACTGATAAGAATTACAAGCTTCATGTCACAAGCTATGCGGCCGGGACTGAATTCAGCCGCCATTTTGTTCAGCAGGTGCTCTGGGTAGTAACATTTGTAATTCTCCGGCCAGTCGGTGATGTTCACTCTTCGGTTGGTTGTCGTCTTCTGGATGAAAGTGTACAGATCACAAGTGCAGTGGTATGGGTTATTTCCTGCTCTTAGTGTGGCTAAGCTGGGCATGTACTTGAAAGAGTTCATGCTTATGAGGCCAAAGGAGTTCCCATCAAGAGACAAGTACTGCAGATTGGGACTTTTCCAGCCGGAAGGAATGAACTTGATTTTGTTCCCACTGAGTAGAAGTTCTCTTAGATTGACTGCTTGTTGAAAATAGTGCACGTCAAGCTGATCCAGTTTGCAGAAGGAGAGATCCAGAAAATGCACTGTTGTGGGCAAACACCTCAAACTGCTAACTTCTAAAGCATTGTGGTGTGCAATCAGTTTGGATATATTCTGCTTCCAGTTGCACACACTGTCATCAACAGTTTGAAGTTGATTGTTGCTGACATCTAGAATCTGGAGCCCCTCAAACTCTCCAGC
Coding sequences within:
- the tlr18 gene encoding LOW QUALITY PROTEIN: toll-like receptor 18 (The sequence of the model RefSeq protein was modified relative to this genomic sequence to represent the inferred CDS: deleted 1 base in 1 codon) → MWTVAVMLPLVLEVHTVQKSKVAHFCSVSNDHRRADCRGQYLDHVPKESLPVSLEQVDLSHNILERIHNTDFSHLPHLKLLNLEYNNISVIEDDAFRFNSLLEDFNIFNNSLTVVPNKALRNLTRLQNLEMSNNFYNEVALGEVFSTFTSLWKLSVGGPFVKELKKSNLIALKNLSLFKFAFKSGPSLVKYEPGSLKFLKTKEMWFDVAMDNIPNELNVMLNDLANKSFDHLRFRNLFEFVYYTGDGDIFQGLQHIRAQQIVFFRGKFNEMLLRMALINIQQSPIKELGLYNIDFARSPTFVDSGAGSSVTNLTLNHLVLSGISNPDILRFDWRFTWLKKIRRLSIWNINFNFVPCDAWLEMGGVEGLNVSRNQLRDHYLFNRRCDYTGTMPVLHTFDVSFNQLTSLNDFASFAGEFEGLQILDVSNNQLQTVDDSVCNWKQNISKLIAHHNALEVSSLRCLPTTVHFLDLSFCKLDQLDVHYFQQAVNLRELLLSGNKIKFIPSGWKSPNLQYLSLDGNSFGLISMNSFKYMPSLATLRAGNNPYHCTCDLYTFIQKTTTNRRVNITDWPENYKCYYPEHLLNKMAAEFSPGRIACDMKLVILISVITTASVVIGIMAMCYCFDVPWYTKATFQIIRAKYRAHKEGLKPEQRYDYHAFISYSHSDADWVRNQLLPCLESSRPPYHVCIHERDFTPGKWIIDNIIENIENSLKVIVVLSQNFVDSEWCNYELYFAQQRAIGKTFSDVILVVKEPINPNSLPSKYCKLKKMLSTKTYLEWPQQPKHQGFFWAQLKSVLGKPSVPQTPQHQPGSDPDISSTANMSDTECSESIHY